From Bradyrhizobium symbiodeficiens, the proteins below share one genomic window:
- a CDS encoding HWE histidine kinase domain-containing protein, whose amino-acid sequence MSEAVNLTNCDREPIHIPGSVQPFGFMLTVLSDFTICMASDNVGSFLGSDVADLLQQPLSSVISEAAVETIRRHVDHLSGPDATERLFGVELLTGKPLYDLSIHFSGVYLVIEAEPSVHEPGVSSGELVRLMLERIRKTRGISELAREAARQLKVLSGFDRVMVYQFHPDGSGEVIAETAEAGLESFLGLHYPASDIPRQARILYQRNWLRIIADIGAKPAALVSTPTHNAGLLDLSMSVLRSVSPIHIEYLRNMGVAASMSVSILRDGKLWGLFACHHYSPRYISFEKRTAAELFGQMFSWIVEGREREGDVAYEARAHQVQERLIEIAASHEHSRRAVVDFLSDYRKMIACDGVAIWSDNKISLEGDTPTEDEVKDLVAFINRTSPGRIFASAEIAKVYAAGQAFRDRAAGFLAIPISRTPRDCLVFCRREVTRFVNWAGAPDKVYDEGPNGPRLTPRKSFELWQETVAGQSKPWSSADIRIAESLRVTLLEVILQLSDLAARERRGAQERQELMIAELNHRVRNILSLVRALVAQSKDTATSVEEFASVLGGRIQALARAHDQITNLNWAPVALRTLLESEAGAYLGARAGRVKMGGPDVALDPKAFSTLALVVHEMMTNSAKYGALADSTGRVEVIWRLDPSSSLVIEWKESGGPPVQPPSRRGFGTTIIERSVPFDLKGDAEIRFDLLGVQATFVIPANFVELMPAIAGAAMRLEEQQSDRPRISETALIVEDNLIIAMAAEVILLDLGARHVDTAATVDQALRSIERTRPNFAMLDLNLGSESSIKVAQKLKEIGVPFIFATGYGERAPIPEQLADAPVVQKPYTLEVVEHALGKLQQAGAL is encoded by the coding sequence ATGAGCGAGGCGGTCAATCTCACCAATTGCGATCGCGAGCCGATCCACATTCCCGGCAGCGTGCAGCCGTTCGGTTTCATGCTCACTGTCCTCTCGGATTTCACGATCTGCATGGCCTCCGACAATGTCGGCAGCTTCCTCGGAAGCGACGTGGCCGATCTGCTCCAGCAGCCATTGTCGAGCGTCATCTCCGAAGCTGCCGTCGAGACCATCCGCCGGCACGTCGACCATTTGAGCGGGCCGGATGCGACCGAGCGCCTGTTCGGCGTCGAGCTCCTGACCGGCAAGCCGCTTTACGATCTTTCGATCCATTTCTCCGGGGTCTATCTCGTCATCGAGGCAGAGCCCAGTGTCCACGAGCCCGGCGTCAGTTCCGGTGAGCTCGTCCGCCTGATGCTCGAGCGCATCCGCAAGACGCGCGGCATCAGTGAGCTTGCCCGCGAAGCCGCGCGCCAGCTCAAGGTGCTCTCCGGCTTCGACCGGGTCATGGTCTATCAGTTTCACCCGGACGGGTCGGGCGAGGTCATCGCCGAGACCGCGGAAGCCGGGCTCGAATCCTTCCTCGGCCTGCATTATCCGGCGTCCGACATTCCACGGCAGGCCCGGATCCTCTATCAGCGCAACTGGCTGCGCATCATCGCCGACATCGGCGCCAAGCCCGCTGCGCTGGTCTCCACGCCCACGCACAATGCCGGTCTGCTCGATCTCTCGATGAGCGTGCTGCGATCGGTCTCGCCGATCCACATTGAATATCTGCGAAACATGGGCGTCGCCGCGTCGATGTCGGTGTCGATCCTGCGCGACGGCAAGTTGTGGGGCCTGTTCGCATGCCATCATTACTCGCCGCGTTACATCTCGTTCGAGAAGCGCACCGCGGCCGAGCTGTTCGGACAGATGTTCTCCTGGATCGTCGAGGGACGCGAGCGCGAGGGTGATGTCGCCTATGAGGCGCGAGCTCACCAGGTTCAGGAGCGCTTGATCGAGATCGCGGCCTCACACGAGCACAGCCGGCGCGCGGTCGTCGACTTTCTCAGCGATTACCGCAAGATGATCGCGTGCGACGGCGTCGCGATCTGGTCCGACAACAAGATATCGCTCGAGGGAGACACGCCCACCGAAGACGAGGTGAAGGATCTCGTCGCCTTCATCAACCGGACCTCGCCGGGCCGGATCTTTGCCAGCGCCGAGATCGCCAAGGTCTATGCCGCCGGGCAGGCTTTTCGCGACCGCGCGGCGGGTTTTCTCGCCATTCCCATCTCACGGACACCGCGCGACTGCCTGGTCTTCTGCCGGCGCGAGGTCACGCGTTTCGTGAACTGGGCCGGCGCTCCCGACAAGGTCTACGACGAAGGCCCGAACGGGCCGCGCCTGACGCCGCGCAAGAGCTTCGAGCTCTGGCAGGAGACGGTGGCGGGGCAATCGAAACCGTGGTCGTCTGCCGACATCCGCATCGCCGAGAGCCTGCGCGTCACGCTGCTGGAGGTGATCCTGCAATTGTCCGACCTCGCCGCGCGCGAGCGCCGCGGCGCGCAGGAGCGGCAGGAGCTGATGATCGCCGAGCTCAATCACCGCGTCCGTAACATCCTGAGCCTGGTCCGCGCGCTGGTGGCGCAAAGCAAGGACACGGCGACGAGCGTGGAGGAGTTTGCGAGCGTCCTTGGCGGTCGTATCCAGGCCCTGGCCCGCGCCCACGACCAGATCACCAACCTGAACTGGGCGCCGGTGGCGCTGCGGACCCTGCTCGAATCCGAGGCCGGCGCCTATCTCGGAGCGCGTGCAGGCCGGGTGAAGATGGGTGGGCCGGACGTCGCGCTCGATCCCAAGGCGTTCTCCACGCTGGCTCTCGTCGTCCACGAAATGATGACCAATTCCGCCAAATATGGCGCGCTCGCCGATTCCACCGGCCGTGTCGAGGTGATCTGGCGCCTCGATCCCTCGTCCAGTCTCGTGATCGAATGGAAGGAAAGCGGCGGGCCACCGGTGCAGCCGCCGTCGCGGCGCGGCTTCGGCACCACGATCATCGAGCGCTCAGTGCCGTTCGATCTCAAGGGCGATGCGGAAATCCGCTTCGACCTTCTGGGCGTCCAGGCGACGTTCGTCATTCCCGCCAATTTCGTCGAGCTGATGCCGGCGATAGCAGGAGCCGCCATGCGGCTTGAGGAACAGCAGTCCGACCGTCCGCGGATCTCCGAGACCGCGTTGATCGTCGAGGACAATCTGATCATCGCAATGGCGGCGGAGGTCATTCTGCTCGATCTCGGCGCGCGCCACGTCGACACCGCCGCGACGGTCGACCAGGCGCTGCGTTCGATCGAGCGCACCCGACCGAACTTCGCCATGCTCGATCTCAATCTCGGCAGCGAGAGCAGCATCAAGGTGGCGCAGAAGCTGAAGGAGATTGGCGTGCCCTTCATCTTCGCAACCGGCTATGGCGAGCGTGCGCCGATCCCGGAACAGCTGGCCGACGCGCCGGTCGTTCAGAAGCCCTACACGCTGGAAGTGGTCGAGCACGCGCTCGGTAAATTGCAGCAGGCCGGTGCCCTATGA
- a CDS encoding methyl-accepting chemotaxis protein codes for MPKFRLRIRGRLYAGFMALVVVGLVMAVVAVWNLRAVQEQVARQSALSDSTARVLEISTHLQAIQRANLRYVYDADESAMKEALERENAATELLRVGAKGTASEERRALYSGLIDDIAKMRRLRDNLGDAVNEARTGKATLLPSGEELAVKMGKLVDAARAAVDEDTAALVADLESRTLLVRVANWRFLALRDAQGPANFRASVDRAAQRLAALEKSPQATELRSTLAPVKTSLGIYKSAFESTSAAMLQADEIYHKDLAPLIVGSIGRLKAAETTLKKDYQGSRSEAEAVIAGTTTIQEVAGGLAILFGGIVAFLIARSIVGPLTSMTRAMGLIAGGNLAVEIPGRGKADEIGDMAKAIQVFKDNMIDTERMRAEQSELEARQAESRKKDMARLADQFEQAVGEIVNTVSSASNELEASAGTLTTTASRAQDLSTEVASASQEASANVQAVASATEELSSSVSEIARQVQESARIAVEAVGQASRTNDRVGALSKAAARIGDVVELISTIAGQTNLLALNATIEAARAGDAGRGFAVVASEVKALAEQTAKATGEIAQQVSGIQAATAESVGSIKEISGTIERLSEISSTVAAAVEQQGAATQEISRNVQQAAHGTQRVSSNIGDVQRGASETGSASSQVLSAARSLSADSNRLKQEVTKFLNSVHAA; via the coding sequence ATGCCGAAGTTTCGTTTGCGGATCAGGGGACGCCTGTACGCAGGCTTCATGGCCTTGGTGGTGGTTGGTCTCGTGATGGCGGTGGTTGCCGTCTGGAATTTGCGGGCGGTGCAGGAGCAGGTTGCAAGACAATCCGCGCTCTCGGACAGCACGGCGCGGGTGTTGGAGATTTCGACCCATCTTCAGGCGATCCAGCGCGCCAATCTGCGATACGTCTACGATGCCGACGAATCCGCGATGAAAGAGGCGCTGGAGCGGGAGAACGCCGCAACCGAGCTGTTGCGAGTCGGTGCGAAGGGAACGGCCTCCGAGGAGCGGCGAGCGCTCTATAGCGGTCTCATCGACGACATCGCCAAGATGCGACGCTTGCGTGACAATCTCGGCGACGCCGTCAACGAGGCGCGAACAGGCAAGGCGACCCTGCTGCCGAGCGGTGAGGAACTGGCCGTCAAGATGGGCAAGCTGGTCGATGCGGCGCGCGCAGCCGTCGACGAAGATACCGCGGCCCTCGTCGCCGACCTCGAATCCAGGACCCTCCTCGTTCGGGTGGCAAACTGGCGCTTCCTGGCGCTGCGCGACGCGCAGGGGCCGGCGAATTTTAGGGCGAGCGTAGACAGGGCGGCGCAACGGCTCGCGGCTCTCGAAAAGAGCCCGCAGGCGACGGAATTGCGATCCACGCTCGCGCCGGTGAAGACCTCGCTCGGAATCTACAAATCCGCGTTCGAGTCGACCTCCGCCGCGATGCTCCAGGCGGACGAAATCTACCACAAGGACCTCGCGCCCCTCATCGTCGGCAGCATCGGCAGGCTCAAGGCCGCGGAAACGACCCTGAAGAAGGACTATCAGGGCTCGCGCAGTGAAGCCGAAGCCGTGATCGCCGGCACGACGACCATTCAGGAGGTCGCCGGCGGCCTCGCCATCCTGTTCGGCGGCATCGTCGCTTTCCTGATCGCCCGCAGCATCGTCGGTCCTCTGACCTCGATGACGCGCGCGATGGGGCTGATTGCCGGCGGCAATCTCGCGGTCGAGATCCCCGGTCGCGGCAAGGCTGACGAGATCGGCGACATGGCCAAGGCGATCCAGGTGTTCAAGGACAACATGATCGACACCGAACGCATGCGCGCCGAGCAATCCGAGCTCGAGGCGCGGCAGGCCGAGAGCCGCAAGAAGGACATGGCCAGGCTGGCCGACCAGTTCGAGCAGGCGGTCGGCGAGATCGTGAACACGGTGTCGTCGGCATCGAACGAGCTCGAAGCCTCCGCCGGCACTCTCACCACGACCGCCTCGCGGGCGCAGGATTTGTCGACTGAGGTCGCCAGCGCCTCGCAGGAGGCTTCGGCCAATGTGCAGGCGGTCGCCTCGGCGACCGAGGAGCTCTCCTCCTCGGTGTCGGAGATCGCCCGCCAGGTGCAGGAATCCGCCCGTATCGCGGTCGAGGCCGTCGGTCAGGCGAGCAGAACCAATGACCGCGTCGGCGCGCTCTCCAAGGCCGCCGCGCGGATTGGCGACGTGGTCGAACTGATCAGCACGATCGCCGGCCAGACCAACCTGCTGGCCCTGAACGCCACCATCGAGGCGGCGCGCGCGGGCGATGCAGGCCGCGGCTTTGCCGTGGTCGCCTCCGAGGTCAAGGCGCTCGCCGAGCAGACCGCGAAGGCCACCGGTGAGATCGCCCAGCAGGTTTCCGGCATCCAGGCCGCGACGGCAGAATCGGTCGGGTCCATCAAGGAGATCAGCGGCACCATCGAGCGGCTATCGGAGATTTCGTCGACGGTCGCGGCCGCCGTGGAGCAGCAGGGCGCGGCGACGCAGGAGATTTCCCGCAACGTCCAGCAGGCGGCCCATGGCACGCAGAGGGTATCGTCCAACATCGGCGACGTGCAGCGCGGCGCCTCCGAAACCGGATCGGCCTCATCGCAGGTGTTGTCGGCAGCGCGCTCGCTGTCGGCCGACAGCAACCGGCTGAAGCAGGAAGTGACCAAGTTCCTGAATTCGGTCCACGCCGCCTGA
- a CDS encoding glutathione S-transferase family protein, whose product MLKFYFNGSPNPTKVALFLEEAGLPFEPVKVDTRKGEQFTPDYLKVNPNGKVPAIDDNGTIVFDSNAILLYLAEKTGKFLPATSVRGETLSWLMFIATGVGPYSGQAVHFKHFAPKDQNHDYAHNRYQYETDRHYRILDAHLEGRSYMVGDSYSIVDMALWGWARMLPFKLGDDAFARYPNVKRLVDEISARPAAARAIALKDKFSFKAEMDDEARANMFKHMATKVA is encoded by the coding sequence ATGCTCAAATTCTATTTCAACGGCTCGCCGAACCCGACCAAGGTCGCGCTTTTCCTGGAAGAGGCTGGCCTGCCCTTCGAGCCCGTGAAGGTCGACACCCGCAAGGGCGAGCAGTTCACGCCCGACTATCTGAAGGTCAATCCGAACGGCAAGGTGCCGGCGATCGACGACAATGGCACCATCGTGTTCGACTCGAACGCCATCCTGCTCTATCTCGCCGAGAAGACGGGCAAGTTCCTGCCCGCCACCAGCGTGCGCGGCGAGACGCTGTCCTGGCTGATGTTCATCGCCACCGGCGTCGGGCCCTATTCGGGTCAGGCGGTGCACTTCAAGCACTTTGCTCCGAAGGACCAGAACCACGACTACGCCCATAACCGCTACCAGTACGAGACCGATCGCCACTACAGGATTCTCGACGCTCATCTCGAAGGCCGCAGCTACATGGTCGGCGACAGCTATTCGATCGTCGACATGGCGCTGTGGGGCTGGGCGCGGATGCTGCCGTTCAAGCTCGGCGACGACGCCTTCGCGCGCTACCCGAACGTGAAGCGGCTGGTCGACGAGATCTCGGCGCGCCCGGCGGCGGCGCGTGCGATCGCGCTGAAGGACAAGTTCAGCTTCAAGGCGGAGATGGACGACGAGGCGCGCGCCAACATGTTCAAGCACATGGCGACCAAGGTCGCCTGA
- a CDS encoding site-specific DNA-methyltransferase: MVESRRGASARAPRTNFESASHRIILGDCVAEMSKLQAGSVDLVFADPPYNLQLKGDLKRPDESHVDAVDDDWDKFDSFSAYDDFTRAWLLAARRAMKPSATIWVIGSYHNIFRVGAIMQDLGFWLLNDIVWRKSNPMPNFRGRRFTNAHETMIWAARDEKAKGYTFNYEALKAANEDVQARSDWLIPLCTGEERLKGADGKKVHPTQKPEGLLARVLLSSSKPGDLVIDPFNGTGTTGAVAKRLGRSYIGFERDKTYAKAAEARIAAVEPLPEASLAPFMTAREAPRVAFSELIERGMIMPGTKLFDAKKKLGALVRADGAITFGDKVGSIHRIGAVAQGAQACNGWTFWHVETKKGLKLIDELRAEIRAGMAAG; this comes from the coding sequence ATGGTAGAGTCGCGTCGCGGGGCGTCTGCAAGGGCGCCCCGCACAAATTTCGAGTCCGCATCGCATCGCATCATTCTCGGCGATTGCGTCGCCGAGATGTCGAAGCTTCAGGCTGGTTCGGTCGACCTCGTGTTCGCCGATCCGCCCTACAATCTCCAGCTCAAGGGCGATCTCAAGCGCCCCGACGAATCCCACGTCGACGCCGTCGACGACGACTGGGACAAGTTCGATTCATTCTCCGCCTATGACGATTTCACCCGCGCCTGGCTGCTGGCCGCGCGCCGCGCGATGAAGCCGTCGGCGACGATCTGGGTGATCGGCTCCTATCACAACATCTTCCGCGTCGGCGCGATCATGCAGGATCTCGGCTTCTGGCTCCTGAACGACATCGTCTGGCGCAAGTCGAACCCGATGCCGAATTTCCGCGGCCGCCGCTTCACCAACGCGCACGAGACGATGATCTGGGCCGCGCGCGACGAGAAGGCCAAGGGCTACACGTTCAATTACGAAGCGCTGAAGGCCGCCAACGAGGACGTGCAGGCACGGTCCGACTGGCTGATCCCGCTCTGCACCGGCGAGGAGCGCCTCAAGGGCGCCGACGGCAAGAAGGTGCATCCGACACAGAAGCCGGAAGGCCTGCTCGCGCGCGTGCTGCTGTCCTCGTCGAAGCCCGGCGACCTCGTGATCGATCCCTTCAACGGCACCGGCACCACCGGCGCTGTCGCCAAGCGCCTCGGTCGCTCCTATATCGGCTTCGAACGCGACAAGACCTATGCCAAGGCGGCCGAAGCGCGCATCGCCGCGGTCGAGCCGTTGCCGGAGGCGAGCCTCGCCCCGTTCATGACCGCGCGCGAAGCGCCGCGGGTCGCGTTCTCCGAACTGATCGAGCGCGGCATGATCATGCCCGGCACGAAGCTGTTCGACGCCAAGAAGAAGCTCGGCGCGCTGGTCCGTGCCGATGGCGCCATCACGTTCGGCGACAAGGTCGGCTCGATCCACCGCATCGGCGCGGTGGCGCAGGGCGCGCAGGCCTGCAACGGCTGGACCTTCTGGCACGTCGAGACCAAGAAGGGCCTCAAGCTGATCGACGAACTCCGCGCCGAAATCCGCGCCGGCATGGCGGCGGGCTAA
- the ypfJ gene encoding KPN_02809 family neutral zinc metallopeptidase, which yields MRYDDFRRSDDIEDRRDEGGGGGGGGGFGLPMGGGGLGIGTIIVLGLVGYAFGIDPRILIGGAEILTGGGQAPSYQTDRQSTSAKRGAPTDEMGSMIAGILGEIDDRWSEIFQASGQNYTGPKVVLFRNVTNGGRCGRAESAMGPFYCPPDRTIFLDTSFFREVETRFRGCSGKSACNFTTAYIIAHEAGHHIQNLLGIIPRVTRLQKQAGSKAEANALQVKVELQADCLSGVWVNREAKKRPNFLEPGDIDAALTTASAIGDDTLQRQSTGRVVPDSFTHGSAAQRKQWFMTGYQQGTVQACNTFGGGQ from the coding sequence ATGCGTTACGATGACTTCCGCCGCAGCGACGACATCGAGGATCGTCGCGACGAAGGCGGCGGCGGCGGTGGCGGAGGCGGGTTTGGCCTGCCGATGGGCGGCGGCGGGCTCGGCATCGGCACCATCATCGTGCTCGGCCTTGTCGGCTATGCGTTCGGCATCGATCCGCGCATCCTGATCGGCGGCGCCGAGATTCTCACCGGCGGCGGCCAGGCGCCTTCCTACCAGACCGATCGCCAGTCGACCTCCGCCAAGCGCGGCGCGCCGACCGACGAGATGGGTAGCATGATCGCCGGCATCCTCGGCGAGATCGACGACCGCTGGAGCGAGATCTTCCAGGCCAGCGGCCAGAACTATACCGGTCCGAAGGTCGTGCTGTTCCGCAACGTCACCAATGGCGGCCGCTGCGGCCGGGCAGAGTCGGCGATGGGGCCGTTCTATTGTCCGCCGGATCGCACCATCTTTCTTGACACCTCGTTCTTCCGCGAGGTCGAGACGCGCTTCCGCGGTTGCTCCGGCAAGTCCGCCTGCAATTTCACCACCGCCTACATCATCGCCCATGAAGCCGGTCATCACATCCAGAACCTGCTCGGCATCATTCCGCGCGTGACGCGGCTGCAGAAGCAGGCCGGCTCGAAGGCGGAGGCCAACGCGCTCCAGGTCAAGGTCGAATTGCAGGCCGACTGCCTGTCCGGCGTCTGGGTCAACCGCGAGGCGAAGAAGCGTCCGAACTTCCTCGAGCCCGGCGACATCGATGCCGCGCTGACCACGGCAAGCGCGATCGGCGACGACACGCTGCAGCGCCAGTCCACGGGACGCGTCGTGCCTGACTCCTTCACCCACGGCTCGGCCGCGCAGCGCAAGCAGTGGTTCATGACCGGCTACCAGCAGGGCACGGTCCAGGCCTGCAATACGTTTGGTGGCGGGCAGTAG
- the moaB gene encoding molybdenum cofactor biosynthesis protein B — MASIDEVKQFVPLNIAVLTVSDTRALADDKSGQTLADRLTAAGHHLAAREIVTDDVEAIRAIVRRWIADAGIDVVITTGGTGFTGRDVTPEAIEPLFEKRMDGFSIAFHILSHAKIGTSTIQSRATAGVAGATYIFCLPGSPGACRDGWDGILAAQLDYRTGPCNFVEIMPRLDEHLRRPKAQGATV; from the coding sequence ATGGCCTCCATCGACGAAGTAAAACAGTTCGTCCCCCTCAACATCGCGGTGCTAACTGTGTCCGACACACGCGCGCTCGCGGATGACAAGTCCGGGCAGACGCTCGCCGACCGCCTCACCGCGGCCGGTCATCATCTCGCCGCGCGCGAGATCGTCACCGACGATGTCGAGGCGATCCGCGCCATTGTTCGGCGCTGGATCGCGGATGCCGGAATCGACGTCGTCATCACCACCGGCGGCACCGGTTTTACGGGACGCGACGTCACACCCGAGGCGATCGAGCCGCTGTTCGAAAAGCGCATGGACGGTTTCTCGATCGCCTTCCACATTCTGAGCCACGCCAAGATCGGGACCTCGACGATCCAGAGCCGCGCCACCGCCGGCGTCGCGGGCGCGACCTATATCTTCTGCCTGCCAGGCTCCCCCGGTGCCTGCCGCGACGGCTGGGACGGCATCCTGGCGGCTCAACTCGACTATCGCACGGGGCCCTGCAATTTCGTCGAGATCATGCCGCGGCTGGATGAGCATCTGCGAAGGCCGAAGGCGCAAGGCGCGACGGTGTGA
- a CDS encoding bifunctional helix-turn-helix transcriptional regulator/GNAT family N-acetyltransferase produces MPSSPSPSAIATEQVADDRIAAVRAFNRFYTRKLGVLDQHLGKSPFSLSEARVLYELAHRDELAAKEIGNELGLDPGYLSRIVQSFEEKGLITRKPLPADRRQYQLSLTAKGRQAYAKLNLSSQSEVAAMLAQLSAEDATRLTQAMATIEAVLERRRTQPAAVMLRSHRVGDMGWVISKQAAAYAADYHWDISYEALVAEICAQFIKNYDAAREHCWIAEVGGEPVGSIFLVKATDEIAKLRLLQVEKKARGLGVGRALVEQCIQGARERGYSRMTLWTQSILLAARGIYQSAGFKLVATEPHRSFGQDLVGETWERDL; encoded by the coding sequence ATGCCATCAAGCCCTTCCCCATCAGCCATTGCGACCGAACAGGTTGCCGACGATCGCATCGCAGCGGTCCGCGCCTTCAACCGCTTTTATACTCGCAAGCTCGGCGTGCTCGACCAGCATCTTGGAAAGAGCCCGTTTTCGCTCAGCGAGGCCCGCGTGCTCTACGAACTCGCGCATCGCGACGAGCTGGCGGCAAAGGAGATCGGAAACGAGCTTGGCCTCGACCCCGGTTATCTCAGCCGCATCGTGCAAAGTTTCGAGGAAAAGGGGCTGATCACGCGAAAGCCTCTGCCCGCAGATCGCAGGCAATACCAGCTCAGCCTCACTGCCAAGGGCCGTCAGGCCTACGCCAAGCTGAACCTGAGCTCGCAAAGCGAGGTCGCCGCGATGCTGGCGCAGCTTTCGGCCGAGGATGCAACGCGGCTGACGCAGGCGATGGCGACCATCGAGGCCGTGCTGGAGCGACGTCGAACCCAGCCCGCGGCTGTCATGCTGCGCAGCCATCGCGTCGGCGACATGGGCTGGGTCATCTCCAAGCAGGCCGCCGCCTATGCCGCGGACTACCATTGGGACATCAGCTACGAGGCGCTGGTCGCCGAGATCTGCGCTCAATTCATCAAGAATTACGACGCCGCACGCGAGCACTGCTGGATCGCGGAAGTGGGTGGCGAGCCGGTCGGCTCGATCTTCCTGGTCAAGGCCACCGACGAGATCGCCAAGCTCCGCCTGTTGCAGGTGGAGAAGAAAGCGCGGGGTCTCGGCGTCGGCCGCGCGCTGGTCGAGCAATGCATCCAGGGCGCTCGTGAGCGGGGCTACAGCAGGATGACGCTGTGGACGCAAAGTATCCTGCTTGCCGCTCGCGGCATCTATCAGAGTGCAGGCTTCAAGCTCGTCGCCACCGAGCCGCATCGCAGCTTCGGGCAGGATTTGGTCGGAGAGACCTGGGAGCGCGATCTCTGA
- a CDS encoding glycosyl transferase: MLSVIIPTEGVEQTAVATLAALVPGAAAGIIREVLLVDGTRNGVIERVADVAGCRFVGFEGSSQGAALAAGALQARSPWLMFLPAGAVLETGWIEETTQFIQVVASSGRDRAAVFRYARSPYADTGLRDILRAVVRGLIGPLGDQGLLIARDHYDRIGGYPPQARRSEARLLRRLGRSSRTMLRSRIVMVA; this comes from the coding sequence ATGCTGAGCGTCATCATTCCGACCGAAGGCGTCGAGCAGACCGCGGTGGCGACATTGGCCGCGCTGGTCCCGGGGGCCGCCGCCGGAATCATCCGGGAGGTGCTCCTGGTCGACGGCACCCGCAACGGCGTCATCGAGCGGGTTGCCGACGTCGCAGGCTGCCGTTTCGTCGGCTTCGAGGGATCCTCACAAGGTGCCGCGCTCGCGGCCGGCGCGCTCCAGGCGCGCTCGCCCTGGCTGATGTTCCTGCCTGCGGGCGCGGTGCTGGAAACCGGCTGGATCGAGGAAACCACCCAGTTCATCCAGGTCGTCGCGAGCAGCGGACGGGACCGTGCCGCCGTGTTCCGCTATGCGCGCTCGCCTTACGCCGATACTGGATTGCGCGACATCCTCCGGGCCGTGGTGCGCGGGTTGATCGGGCCCCTCGGCGATCAGGGCCTTTTGATTGCGCGTGATCATTACGATCGCATCGGCGGATACCCGCCGCAGGCCCGCCGCTCCGAGGCACGGCTGCTCCGGCGGCTCGGCCGCTCGTCCCGGACCATGCTGCGCAGCCGGATCGTCATGGTCGCCTGA
- a CDS encoding RMD1 family protein: MNSDQLAVGTASASPKPEAAPTLRIRALMLGDRINASGLEIGTLVSSSPAAFRVHAGLAVVFRYGVVVLIGLLPSKEKVLIDGLKPRVVGELSPYEEEIAQAQLCKDETAEVIQPGGPICLAKFSDDRLLIVADALAKSTSLARDERRVAAVFDVIEPFARELAEHGRTPRRRKGILQLIGNALLVQQRVAGRVAIAEKPDVLWEKPELDRLYSRLEDEYELKERLDTLERKLTAVSETANALADIIDTQRSLRLEIAVVVLIVIEVAIGCFQILSGTH, from the coding sequence ATGAATTCCGATCAACTCGCTGTCGGCACGGCGTCGGCGTCGCCGAAGCCGGAGGCTGCGCCGACCTTGCGGATCCGCGCGCTGATGCTGGGCGACCGCATCAACGCCTCCGGCCTCGAGATCGGCACGCTGGTCTCGTCGTCGCCCGCCGCCTTCCGCGTCCATGCCGGTCTTGCCGTGGTCTTCCGCTACGGCGTCGTGGTGCTGATCGGGCTGCTTCCGTCCAAGGAGAAGGTGCTGATCGATGGCCTGAAGCCGCGGGTGGTCGGCGAGCTCAGCCCGTATGAGGAGGAGATCGCGCAGGCACAGCTGTGCAAGGACGAAACCGCCGAGGTGATCCAGCCGGGCGGGCCGATCTGCCTCGCCAAATTCTCCGACGATCGGCTGCTGATCGTTGCGGATGCGCTCGCCAAGAGCACCTCGCTTGCCCGTGACGAGCGCCGCGTCGCCGCGGTCTTCGATGTGATCGAGCCGTTTGCGCGGGAGCTTGCCGAGCACGGCCGTACGCCGCGCCGTCGCAAGGGCATCCTGCAACTGATCGGCAACGCACTGCTGGTACAGCAGCGCGTCGCCGGCCGCGTCGCGATCGCCGAGAAACCCGACGTGCTCTGGGAGAAGCCCGAGCTCGACCGGCTCTATTCCCGTCTGGAAGACGAGTACGAACTGAAGGAGCGCCTCGACACGCTCGAGCGCAAGCTCACCGCGGTGTCGGAGACCGCCAACGCGCTCGCCGACATCATCGACACCCAGCGCTCGCTCCGCCTGGAGATCGCGGTCGTCGTGCTGATCGTGATCGAGGTCGCGATCGGGTGTTTTCAGATCTTATCAGGGACTCACTGA